The segment GATAAAGGCCGTGGGCTTTGGCAGCGGCGGCAACTTCCGCAAGGCGCGCGTCGTCTTTGGTCTCCAGGTCGGCGCCGGTAATGTGAAGGCCGTCAAGCCCCCATTCGACCGCCATATCCATAAGCTGCATAAGGTTGATTGCCTTAGGATATGGATCCGCCTGAATACCCCAGTTCTGTCCAAGTCCCCACAGGTGAAGGGTGTAGCTATGCATTCCCAGTCTCATTTTGCGCATAAAAATCCCTCTCTTCATGTTAGTATGAATAATATTCTGTGCGTTTAACTCTTGGTCTTTACAATGCCAATTATAAAGAATAATTTTCGTCTTGTATATTCAATAAAAAATTAATTTCTTATGGTATAATCTTTAATATAAATTAACAGATATCATTACCATCTTGTTTATTAACTAAGGATACTCTATACTTGCTTAGTCTGAACTTTTGTGCCATATAAAGTGATTTTTGTCTTTACAACGTGCTTTGTCATTTTTTCAATTATTATTATTTCATTTGAGGATGGCTTAATAAAATGAAAAAGAAAATCATTTTGGTTGACGATCACAGATTATTTTTAGAGGGAATGGCCGGCATCCTTTCCGGCGTAGAGGGCATTGAAGTGGCAGGGCGTGCCGACACAGGGAAAAAAGCCCTGGAAATGATCCGTTCAGTTGTGCCCCAGATGGTAGTGGTCGATATTACGATGCCAGAGATCAACGGCATTGAACTTACCCGAATCGTAAAACAGGAATTCCCCGACATCAAAATTTTAATACTTTCCATGCACCTTGACAGGCGCATGATAATTGAAGTTCTAAGGGCCGGCGCCGACGGATACGCTCTTAAAGAGGCCGAGCCGGACGAGGTGATCATG is part of the Cloacibacillus sp. genome and harbors:
- a CDS encoding response regulator transcription factor, coding for MKKKIILVDDHRLFLEGMAGILSGVEGIEVAGRADTGKKALEMIRSVVPQMVVVDITMPEINGIELTRIVKQEFPDIKILILSMHLDRRMIIEVLRAGADGYALKEAEPDEVIMAINIVLSGLMYLCPKVATILIRDYIQRLSVPDAPEKLDVLSTREKEVLNLISDGKSAKDISTTLCISRNTVDVHRRNLMQKLGCENLNELTRYAMREGLMNFDK